A single Candidatus Pacearchaeota archaeon DNA region contains:
- a CDS encoding HNH endonuclease signature motif containing protein → MPNGMIVLMDRKTWTKIQLKEAIKSSYSYRQVLNKLNLKAAGGNYAQLKKYIKEYDFDISHFKGKGWNRGLQFLFTPKIPLDKILIKDNNFQSYKLKNRLIKEGLKKPQCEECGWSQKSFDGRLPLELHHIDGDSHNNSLSNLQILCPNCHSLKPNYRGRKK, encoded by the coding sequence ATGCCTAATGGTATGATTGTTTTAATGGATAGAAAAACCTGGACAAAAATTCAATTAAAAGAAGCTATTAAAAGCTCATATAGTTATAGGCAAGTTTTAAATAAATTAAACTTGAAAGCAGCTGGAGGAAATTATGCGCAATTAAAGAAATATATCAAAGAATATGATTTTGACATCTCTCATTTTAAAGGAAAGGGATGGAATAGGGGATTACAATTTTTATTTACACCAAAGATACCTCTAGACAAAATTTTAATTAAAGATAATAATTTCCAGAGTTATAAACTTAAGAATAGGTTAATTAAAGAAGGATTGAAAAAACCACAATGTGAGGAATGTGGTTGGTCGCAAAAAAGTTTTGATGGTCGATTGCCATTAGAACTACATCATATAGATGGTGATTCTCATAATAACAGTTTAAGTAATTTACAAATACTTTGTCCCAACTGTCATAGCTTAAAACCAAACTATCGTGGTCGCAAGAAATAA